Proteins from one Cryptomeria japonica chromosome 4, Sugi_1.0, whole genome shotgun sequence genomic window:
- the LOC131028111 gene encoding germin-like protein subfamily T member 1: protein MKTTIAIIKASLSCILWLSIIVAINASDPDPLQDFCVADTTQANVRVNGFVCKDPKAVNASDFLFRGLGNPLSTNNSFGFNITQANVQTLPGVNTLGISINHGVLAPGGLNPPHIHPRASEIIFVMEGTILVGFISTNNVLFSQKLEKGDVFVIPRGLVHFQQNVGASYATTFTALNSQLPGVQVVASALFGANSPIPQGVLAKAFKVNDQQIKELIAGQGSTPASPPVGY from the coding sequence ATGAAAACTACCATAGCAATTATCAAGGCTTCCCTGAGCTGCATATTGTGGCTTTCCATAATCGTGGCAATTAATGCATCAGACCCAGATCCTCTGCAGGATTTCTGTGTGGCTGATACTACTCAAGCTAATGTGAGGGTCAACGGTTTTGTGTGCAAAGACCCAAAGGCAGTGAACGCATCAGATTTCTTGTTTAGAGGACTAGGTAATCCACTCTCAACCAACAATAGTTTTGGGTTTAATATCACACAAGCTAACGTTCAAACTTTGCCCGGAGTAAACACTCTGGGTATATCAATTAACCATGGAGTTTTGGCCCCTGGTGGTTTGAATCCCCCTCATATTCATCCTCGTGCTTCTGAGATCATATTTGTAATGGAGGGCACTATTTTGGTTGGTTTTATCAGCACAAATAATGTGTTGTTCTCACAAAAGTTGGAGAAAGGAGATGTGTTTGTGATTCCAAGGGGCTTAGTACATTTTCAGCAGAACGTGGGGGCATCATATGCCACAACATTTACTGCTCTTAACAGCCAGCTTCCTGGTGTTCAAGTGGTTGCATCTGCCCTCTTCGGAGCCAATTCTCCCATTCCTCAAGGTGTGTTGGCCAAGGCATTTAAAGTCAATGACCAACAGATCAAGGAGTTGATTGCTGGACAAGGTTCTACACCTGCATCACCACCTGTAGGGTATTAA